The DNA sequence CGGATAAAATTATCAATGTCATTTATGATATAGTTTGATCCTGTTGTATGCAAGGCATCGTAACAGTCATAAAGATAATTTTGTACACCATATTTCTTAAACAGTTCCATGGTTGCCCTGCCGGTCATACGTTTTTGCGTCTTATATTCCTCAATGCAATACACCAAAAAGGGCAAATTCTTGCTCATGCTTAAGCCTCCTCAGGAAAAGTAATTTGGCCGGTTTGCTTCTC is a window from the Veillonellales bacterium genome containing:
- a CDS encoding DUF3791 domain-containing protein; the protein is MSKNLPFLVYCIEEYKTQKRMTGRATMELFKKYGVQNYLYDCYDALHTTGSNYIINDIDNFIRERDRKIIS